In Humulus lupulus chromosome 6, drHumLupu1.1, whole genome shotgun sequence, a single genomic region encodes these proteins:
- the LOC133784930 gene encoding uncharacterized protein LOC133784930: MDNKQYGLQGSGSGIGGGSNELAVTARLPPPPQLGAPARPPPPPPKRGALARSPPPSQTVAHDQPPPSPQIEVLAQPSPPSQAAFPARPPSSPQLGASAPPPDVIPCKACVYSSDNIVETCHIKETWAKKLTVHGEEYDKKYYCVIVEVSLKGSVVLPCSIKQEGYDLVLKRLLTM, translated from the exons ATGGACAACAAACAGTACGGGCTGCAAG GATCTGGTTCGGGCATTGGAGGAGGCTCGAACGAACTAGCAGTTACTGCTCGTTTGCCGCCACCACCACAACTAGGAGCTCCCGCtcgaccaccaccaccaccaccaaagAGAGGAGCTCTTGCTCGATCACCACCACCATCACAAACAGTAGCTCATGATCAACCACCACCATCACCACAAATAGAAGTTCTCGCTCAGCCTTCACCACCATCACAGGCAGCATTTCCCGCTCGACCTCCATCCTCACCACAACTAGGAGCTTCCGCTCCACCTCCTGAT GTAATTCCATGCAAGGCGTGCGTTTACTCGTCCGACAACATCGTGGAAACATGCCACATTAAGGAGACATGGGCCAAGAAGCTTACAGTGCATGGAGAGGAATATGACAAAAAATATTATTGTGTCATTGTTGAGGTATCCCTTAAAGGGAGTGTGGTTCTGCCATGCTCAATCAAGCAGGAAGGTTACGACTTGGTTCTCAAGAGGTTGCTTACTATGTAG